The genomic DNA AGCCCAATTGCGTGTGGCGCATCCTTGATCACTGACATGATCTCAAAATTGATTCCGTCGGGTGCCCACTGGATCGTGTTCTTCTCGGGACCGTCGGTTGTGATCAACGATGCAATTCCTCCGTTGTAAGGCCACACGCAAACTTCGTGACCACTGTTGCTAATTGGGTTGTAAGGGCTCTTGATGTAAGGTCCCTTCGGATTTTCTGCGATCGCCACACCATGACGAATTTGGCGTCCGCCAAACGTGATTGCCTCGCCCATCTGTTCGCCTTTGTAGTACAGATAGAACTTGCCTCGAAACGGAATGATGCAAGGGTCGTGGACCTTGTGGCTATCGAAGTCTCCCTTCTTCTTCACGCGAAAGCGATTTTGCTCTTCACCTTCCCAAATGCCATTATCGGCCGGCGATAGGATGGGCTCTTTGCTTTTCGTCCAAGGACCGTCGGGCGATTTTGACCAAGCCAAACCAATTTGGTTCTTTACGCGAATGGTGTAGGGCGACTTCACCGTTTGGTAACAAAGGTAGTACAGGTCGTCATGCTTCATGATCTCGCAAGTGAAAACTGAGCGATCGTCGTAGGCGCCCTTTTCTCCACGAGCAACTGCAAGACCTTCTTCTTTCCATGTCCATCCGTCAGGCGATGTCGCGTACCAAAGATCACAGCGATCCCATGGCCAAACCTTGTCATTTTCAACATCGCCGCCAAAGCCTTGGCTCGGCCCAGTGCTGCGTGAGTACCAGACGTAGTACTTGCCGTTCTCGCGGATCATAGCGCTAGGATCACGGCGAACGACGCCTTCTTCATAGGCTAGGTCGCCTTTCAGATCTTGCGTGTCGAACTGAATGAACCATTCGTTGCCGATATTAGGCCACTTCAATGCTCGTTTCGATGCGGCGCTAAGCTTGTCCGGATTAGTAATACCTAAGAAGTCAATCTGCTCGGGAGTCACTTGAAGGTTGTCCTGAGCGACGGTGCTCGAAGCAAGCAAGACAGTAAATGCAAACAGAAACAGTTTCATCATGAGTACTCAGTGAAGAAGTTCGTGCGTGATTCGCATGCCTCGGATCGTGACAAGAAACCACTGTGAAAAAATTGACGCCCCGGCTTAGCTAGGTCACTGGGCAAGTCACTCGGATCCACCGGACGCGGCCTATGCCAGCCGACATAAACACGTCCGCCCAAGTTAACTGTCAACAATACATAGGGTACAGAGTGGTCGTCAACGATGTTCCGGCGGTGATCAACAAGCCGTTTTCGACTGCGGAACCTGGGTCGGAACCTTCGATGAATGCATCGATACTGATGATCAATAGACGACAACAGACTTACGAAAGCTGTTGATCGATGCGCTAACATTGCCTCACTCAAATCGATACGCTGCAACCAAGCGTGTCCCCATCGCTACCAATGAGTATCTGTCTCTGCGACGAGATGCATCTTTGCAGCGACCGAGCGAGACACCTAGCAGCGGTTTAGCGAACGACGCGTGCACCACCGCCCGCCATCACTTTCTCCACTTCCTGGACCGTCACCATCGTGGTGTCGCCAGGCGTGGTCATTGCAAGTGCACCGTGTGCAGCGCCGTAGTTGACTGCTTTCTTAGGGTCTTCCGTGGTTAAGAATC from Rubripirellula amarantea includes the following:
- a CDS encoding glycoside hydrolase family 117 protein, whose translation is MMKLFLFAFTVLLASSTVAQDNLQVTPEQIDFLGITNPDKLSAASKRALKWPNIGNEWFIQFDTQDLKGDLAYEEGVVRRDPSAMIRENGKYYVWYSRSTGPSQGFGGDVENDKVWPWDRCDLWYATSPDGWTWKEEGLAVARGEKGAYDDRSVFTCEIMKHDDLYYLCYQTVKSPYTIRVKNQIGLAWSKSPDGPWTKSKEPILSPADNGIWEGEEQNRFRVKKKGDFDSHKVHDPCIIPFRGKFYLYYKGEQMGEAITFGGRQIRHGVAIAENPKGPYIKSPYNPISNSGHEVCVWPYNGGIASLITTDGPEKNTIQWAPDGINFEIMSVIKDAPHAIGLNRDADNEKEPTEILRWGLTHEYRTSNYQVIRRFSSRRVQHHTAKGEVAK